In Planctomycetaceae bacterium, the DNA window CGCGACGAAGAGACGGGGCGTCGTATTCCGCCTCTCGTTCTGGGTGACAAAATGCGTCTGCTTTTTCGAAGCGAGTATCCAGGCGTGGATGACGTGTTCAGCACCAGCGTTTGGTGCGTGGGAGACTTGCTTCGTTACGGCGGGAACTTTGATCGCTATGTCCGGGCCAGGGAATTAACAAAGCAGGAAGGAGTGATCTTTCGCCACTGTCTTCGGCTGATCCTTCTCTGTGGCGAGTTCTCTCAGATTGAACCGCCGAATATTGATCCCGCGGAATGGCGAACAGACCTGGCCGAACTCGCCTCGATCCTCACGGATTCCTGTCGTGCAGTGGATCCCGACAGCACTGATGAGGTTGTCGAAGCCCTGCAGAACCAGACCCTGAATCCTGATCAGTTGTGATCGCGTGCGATGGTCCTGCACGCACGGCCAAAGGATAGAAACAAAAAAGGGTGAAACCCAATCTGGTCTCACCCTTTTAGTTTTCTGCTGGTTGCTTGATCCAGTTACTCGACGATGATTTCCCTGACGGTTCTGCCGCTTGGGATCATTGGCAGGACGTGTTCCTGATAGGGGCAGATGACATCCAGAAGGTACGGGCCATCGTGATCGAGCATCGCGGCCAGAGCCTTTGGAAACTCAGCCTTGCTTCGAACCTGTGAAGCTGTGACGCCGTATCCCCGGGCAATCTGCACGAAGTTCGGGAATGTCTCGACCGGCATCGATCCATCGCCCTCTCCCAGCGCTTCGGGGTGATGGACCGGGCCAAGATATGTATGGGCTCGACGACCGTCGTTAAACCGGTCCTCCCATTGAACCACCATTCCCAGATGCTGGTTATTGAGCAGGAGAATTTTGACAGGGAGCTTTTCGCAGAACAGGGTGCCCAGTTCCTGAATGTTCATCTGGAACGAACCATCACCATCAATATCCACAACCAGGGATTCCGGGTGCGCAGTCTGAACTCCCATCGCAGCTGGAAGGCCGAAGCCCATGGTGCCAAGACCAGAACTGCTCATCCATCGGCGTGGTTTGTCGAACTTATAGAACTGAGCCGACCACATCTGGTGTTGCCCGACTCCCACGGTGATATAAGTGTCTCTTTCACTGGTCTGGCGCCAAAGTTCCTCAATGGCGTACTGCTGCAGGATTGCATCTCCCGCATCCGCGTAGCTCAACGGAAACTTGTCTTTCCAGACGCTGATTTGCTGGTGCCATTCCGTCAGGTCCGGGATATCCGAATCTTTCAGCTCGGCATTGATCGCTTCGAGGCAGGATTTGACATCCGTCACGATGGGGATGTGAGCTTCTTTGTTCTTGTGGATTTCAGATGGATCGATGTCGACGTGGACGATCTTGCCATGTTTCGCGAACTCTTCCAGTTTTCCGGTGACCCGGTCATCGAATCGAACACCGAATGCCAGAAGCAAATCCGACTGGTCGACTGCGTAGTTGGCATACACAGTCCCGTGCATGCCGAGCATATGCAGAGATTGCGGATGAGTTCCAGGAAAAACGCCAAGTCCCATCACGGTCATCGCAACCGGGATGCCCGTTCGGAGGGCCAGCTTAGTGAGTTCTTCAGACGCCTCACTCTGGATGCACCCTCCACCTACATAAAGCACTGGTCGCTTGCTTCGCCGGATCGCAGCAATCACCTGCCGGATCTGCTCCGGTGCGGCGGTTCGAACTTCCGGATGGTATCCTGGAAGCTTGAAGCCCGGATCAAAGTCGACTTCTGACAGTGGAATCTCAGCCAGTTGTACATCTTTCGGGAAGTCGATCAGCACAGGCCCCGGTCGCCCGGTCGAAGCGATGTGGTACGCTTCTTTGACGATTCTTGCGACATCCCGGATGTCGGTAATCATGTAATGATGTTTTGTGATTGCCCGACAGACTTCGACAATTGGTGTTTCCTGAAACGCGTCGCTGCCAATAACAGCCTGCGGCACCTGTCCGGTGATGGCAATCATCGGAATGCTGTCCAGCTTTGCATCCGCAATGCCCGTCACCAGGTTTGTGGCCCCGGGACCGCTGGTCGCCATGCACACACCAACTTCTCCAGTCGAGCGAGCGATGCCCTGTGCAGCAAAGCAGCCTCCCTGTTCGTGCCGTGGCAGGATCGTCCGGATGTCGTCGCGTCGCTCTCGTAACGCCTGGTGGAGCGGCATGCTGCATCCGCCTGGATAGGCAAAGATGCTTTTCGTTTGGTGCCGAATCAGCATTTCTACCAGAATCTGGGCACCGTTAATTGTTTGTGTCGCCTTTTCAACCGTAGCCAACGTCATTCACCTCAGCAAAAGAACGGGGTCATCCAGCAGGTTCTCAGGTCGATTTGTCGGATTGAAACTTTGCCTGGATTCATTCCGTTTCGGCAGGAACTGCGTGTCAGCAGTTTACGTACGCGTCTTCGTGTGTTCGACCCCGGATTCGGGCAGATTCCTTCGAATCATTGAATTCATGCCCATTCTTCCCAGTTAGAACAGACTTCCGGCAGAGGCCGACCACAGGGGGTTCCCGCAGAATCGACGACGTCCCGAATGACAATCTCAGCAATTTGACCCTTGAGTTATCCATGTGTTCGGAATAGATTGCCCAGCCGTTCAGTTTTTCACCCGTGAGACTCTGGGAATACCCAACACTGACGTTGGTGGTCTCAAACGGGCTTATGAATTGTGGTCGACATGACTTCGACCGGGCATTCAGTGTTTCAGGGAGGAACCACCGATGAATCGCGTGCCACTACGTCTTTATTCACCGCCTGCTGAAGACATCGACAACGAACTGGATGCTGACGTTATCCCTTTCGAAGCCGCTCGACGAACTATCATTTTCAGTGGTCGCTTCACGGAGCCCACCCGTCGTGCGAGACTGATCCGGGATAACCGAACCTGCCCAAATTGCTCACACTGCGATATTGAGCCACTGGAGCTGCAGGACGCTATGATCAGCCCCAAGAGTCGCCTGCCCGTTCCGGGCACAGCAACCATCGTCGGTTTCCACTGTAATGACTGCGGAACGGAATGGCCTGTCTACGAGATTCGACGTAACGGCTGAAAACTGTGGTTCGGACGCCATGGTCGGTATCGCTCGGAACGCCCCTCAGTCAACAACCGACCGTCCATCCAGGCTGGTCAGTGGGAATGATGCCAAGTAACATCGAGTCTCGGCGTCTGGATAAAGCCCCCATTTGTGATGGATTTGCTGGCGTGCGTTTGTCTTCGGATCTCGCCACAGGTGGTTGTTTTGCTCGGCGGTCAGTATCAATGATCCAACCAATAAGATTCTCTGCGGCAGGAAGAAAATGACAACGTCACTTGGCAGCATCATGGCTGAATCACTGAATCTGTCGCTGAACTACGCAGAACGAATGTTGAAGGACATCACGCCATCGATGTTTGCCAGGATCGCAACGCCTGGTGGCGTCGCGGTTGATTCCAACCATGCCGCATTTATCTACGGGCATTTGAGTCTCTATGGTCCGCGGATTCTTGAGCAACTGGACCTTCCTGCTCCTCTGATTCCGGACGGTTTCGATGTGGTATTCTCGAAAGACGCGAAATGCGTTGACGATCCGGACGCCACCATCTACCCATCGATGGAGGTGATCACTACGGCATTCTTCAACGGGCATCGAGCCGTGGAGCAGGTGCTTCGAACGACGCCCGACGAAGTTTTTTCGGTACAGAATCCACAGGAAGGGCGAATGCGAGAGCTGTTCCCAACACTGGGCTCAATGCACAATTTTTACCTGGGCGGTCACATGATGATTCATCTGGGCCAGCTGAGTGCATGGCGACGAATGATGGGCCTGGGCCCAGCCTGAATCGCGGATCGGATACCTGAATCCCGGACGCGCTTTTGAATTTTCAACGATACACCGCCGCGAACTGTGGTTCACCAAAACGGCCGAGCGACAAATAGTCAGCTACCGAAACGAACGCATCGACATCCGGCTGCCATCATCTGTAGAGAAATGGCTCTCCGGAGTTGTGCACGGACTCCCGAAAGTCGCGTCACCCATCAGCTGTTGGTGATCGTTTCGATCAGCATGGCTCGGACCGTCTTTGGATCAGCCCCGGCGACCTGTTTCATGATCATCCCAATCATAGGACCGACAGCGGCCAGCTTGCCGGCTTTGACGTCAGCGGCAGCCTCAGGTTTCGAAGCAATGGCCGCGGTAATTGCTGCCAGCAGCGCTCCAGTGTCTTTGATGATCTCCAGTTTTCGTTCGTGAATGATTCGCTCAACGTCACTCGCATGAATGGGATTGCCTGCGGCAGAAACGCTTTTCAGCTCTGCGTAAACGTCACGCGCACTTTTCGTGGTCAGTCGATCATCTTTGATCCACTTCAGAAGTGAGCCCAGAATTTCGGCAGTGATGGGGAATTCTGATAACGAGAGTTCATCTGCATTGAGATCGCGAAGGATATCCTGGGTGACCCAATTCGCAGCAATTTTTCCATCGCCGCACAAACTTGCCACGCATTCGAAGTACTCAGTCACATCGGGCCCCTGAGCGATGATGACGCCTGCGTCGTATTCTGTGAGACCAAGCTGCGATTGAAATCGCTCCCGGCGAATTGCTGGTGTCTCCGGTAGAAGAGTCCTCGCCTCTTCGATCTGCTCCCTGGTCAGCACGACGGGTACGAGATCCGGGTCCGGGAAATATCGATAATCGGATGATTCTTCTTTCTCACGCTGGGCAAAGGTAGTTCCACGTTCAGCGTCCCAGCCTCGTGTCTGTTTCGTTGCGCCGGGGTCCCCAAGTTTGAGGCCCGTCTCTTTAAAGAGTTTCGCCTGCCTCCGAATCTCAAACTCAACCGCCAGTTCCACGTTCCGGAAACTGTTCATGTTCTTGAGTTCAACAATTGGCGTTGCTGTTCGGCTGCCATCAGCATTGTGGAAGTGCAGATTTATGTTGGCGTCGCACCGGAGACTGCCTTCCTGCATATTGCAGTCAGAAACGCCAACAAACAGCAGTAACGTTCGCAATTCTTCCAGATATCGACGCGCTTCGCTGGCAGAACGCAGGTCCGGCTCACTGACAATTTCCAGCAGCGGAGTGCCGGTGCGGTTCAGGTCGACCAAACTGTCTCCACCGCGGCCCGACTCGTCGTGGACGTTTTTTCCGGCGTCCTCTTCAAGATGAGCACGCGTGATGCGGATCGTACGAGGTTCGGCGGTCGGGTCATCTGCCGCAATTTTCAACCAACCATTCGAACTGAACGGCAGATCGAACTGACTGATCTGGTATGCCTTAGGGAGATCCGGGTAATAGTACTGTTTGCGGTCCCATTTGGTGAACTCTGCGATTTCACAATTTAAAGCCAGAGCCGTGCGCACTGACAGTTCGAACGCTCGCCTGTTCATGACCGGAAGCGCGCCGGGCAATCCCAGACACACCGGGCACGTTTGCGTATTCGGGGCCGCACCAAATTCGGTTGAGCAGCCACAAAACAGCTTACTGTCTGTTTTGAGCTGCGTATGAACTTCAAGTCCGATAATGACGGTGTACTCAGCAGATGACATGGCGGTTCGTTCGTCTGTCAGATGGCATTATGATTTGCAGGATCGGCCTGATTTCCTGTCAGGTTGTTCGGAATGATAACCACAGACCGCCGCAGAACCCAGAGTAGTGACCAGGTTGTCGTTTCGGAGATGAACTCTCGTCATTCGACCGGACGTAATGCCCTCCCCGCAGTCATTCCTGCGATGGTGTCATGGTTGCGGTGCGTATTCAACCACGATAACGTTGGTGAGAATAGCGTCAGAATCGTGACGCCCTCTGTACGTTCAGGACTGCACGGTCGCCTCTCGGCACAGTGAAGTCTGAAGCATCAGGCTCTGTCCCGGAAAATTCTGGATTTATGATTCCTCAAACCAGCAACATTCGACGTGTTCTTTTTGTGTGTCTCCCGCTGATGATCACAGGTCAGGCGAAGGCGGTGGAGCAGCCGCAGTCGCCTCCTAACATTGTCGTATTCCTCTCGGACGACCACACAGTCACGGATTCGTCACTGTATGGTTCCACGGACCTGAAGACGCCCAATATGGAACGCGTGGCGGGTGCGGGAATGACGTTTGATCGCGCATTTGTGGCGTCGCCTTCCTGTGCTCCCAGTCGTGCGGCATTGCTGACCGGGCTGATGCCCTCAAGAAACGGAGCTGAGGCGAATCATGCTCGGCCGGGTCAGGACCTCACGAAGTTACCGGCCTATCTTCAGGCCCTGGGCTACGAAGTTGTTTCCTTCGGCAAGGTGGGCCATTACGGGCAAACGCCGGAATACGGTTTCGATCTGGCAAAGCATTTTGGATACCACGAAGACGTCTGCGTTGCAGAAGCGCTGAAGTGGCTTGACGCTCGTCAGAGCAGGAAACCGCTTTGTCTGTTCGTTGGATCCAACTGGCCGCACGTCCCCTGGCCTGACTCCGATGAGTACAGCCCGGACGCGTTGGATATTCCCTCGCGGCACGTTGATACCCGGAAGACACGCGACGCGCGCGCTCGGTACTATCAGGCGGTCCATACCATGGACAGGGAGCTGGGACAGGTCTTTGACCTTGCCCGAAGCAAGTTCGGTGATCATCTGCTCTTTCTGCACACAAGCGATCATGGTGCTCAATGGCCATTCGGAAAATGGAATCTGTATGAAGATGGCATTCGCACGCCCCTGATTGTTTCGTGGCCGGGGCACGTCGCTCAGGGCACTCGCTCCTCAGCCTTGGTCTCGTGGATTGACATCCTTCCAACTCTGATCGATGCAGCTGCGGGAACTGTGCCCGGAGATATCGACGGGAGATCAATTCTTCCGGTGCTTACAGGAAAGACGACGACACACCGCGATGCCATTTTCACAGTGCACAGCGGTGACGGAAACATGAATGTTTTTCCTATTCGCAGTGTCCGCACTGAACGATGGAAATACATTCATAACCTGCATCCCGAATTTCGCTTCAATTCGCATGTAACGAAGAAGCCCGGCGATACAGGTTACTGGCCGAGCTGGGTGGAGAAAGCGGCCACAGATGCAAATGCTGCCGACATCGTACAACGCTATCAGATTCGCCCCCGGGAAGAACTCTTTGATCTGTCCAGCGATCCGCTCGAACAGAAGAACCTCGCAACGGATGCATCGTTTTCCAATGAACTGAATGAGATGCGAGCTCGACTGACAACATGGATGAAAGAGCAGGGGGATACCCAAACAGTGTTCGGTATGCCGGACATGCTGCCCCTGAAGGATCGCCACCCAAATGTCATCTCCATTTTCATCGACGATATGGGGTGGGCCGATCTTTCCTGTTTCGGTGGCACCGCCGTGCAAACGGAGAACATTGATCAACTTGCTCGAGAAGGCATTCGATTTACCAATTTCTACGTCAACAGCCCGATTTGCTCTCCCTCTCGAACGGCGTTAACGACCGGTAACTACCCCGCTCGCCACAGAATTACATCGTATCTTGCTGAACGCCAGATGAACGAACGCCGTGGAATGGCACAATGGCTCGACGTTAATGCAGCGACACTCCCGGGAATGTTATCTAAGAATGGGTATGCCTGCGGCCACTTTGGCAAGTGGCATCTCGGCGGTCAGCGTGATGTGGGAGAGGCGCCTTTGATTACCGAATACGGTTTCGATGCTTCGCTCACAAACTTCGAAGGTCTTGGCCCGCGCGTCCTGCCACTGAAGGACGCCTATGATGGCAAACCGGCCGTCCCGCATGCATTGGGAAGTGATAGGCTGGGACGCGGGCCCATCGAATGGGAAGACCGATCGATCATCACAGCCCGGTTTGTGGATCGGGCTCTTCAATTTATCGACGACCCTGCAAACTCAGGTAAGCCACTCTTCATTAATGTGTGGCCTGACGATGTGCATTCCCCGTTCTTTCCTCCAAAGGAACGGCGCGGCGACGCAACCAAACAGACGCTGTATCACGGAGTCCTGAAAACGATGGACGAACAGTTAGGGAAGTTGCTTGACCGTGTGCGAAGTGATGAAACGCTGCGAAACAATACGCTGATTCTGGTTGCCAGCGACAACGGCCCGGAACCGGGGGCTGGTTCAGCAGGTCCGTTGCGGGGGTCAAAGGGAGAGCTTTGGGAAGGTGGCATCCGAAGCCCGCTCATCGTCTGGGGGCCGGGACTCGTTGAACCAAATGCGGCAGGTTCAACGAATGATCACACGATCATTTCCAGCGTTGATCTTGTTGCTTCCCTGATCACTTTGACGGACGCACCCGTGCCCGCCAACTATGTACCAGACGGTGAAAATCTGCTTGCTGCGGTGCTGGGAAAAACCACTGCACAACGGACCGATCCCCTGTTCTGGCGTCGGCCGCCAGATCGTCCCTCGCAGCCGGAGAACTATCGCCCCGATCTGGCAATACGGGACAAAGAATGGAAACTGGTCTGCAACCTGGATGGCAGCAGTCCGCAATTATTCAATCTGAACCTCGATCCGGGTGAAGCCAAAGACGTGTCTTCAACACACCCGCGGATTACTCAGCGTCTCCGAACACTGGTAGTCGAATGGAATGCAACTCTGCCCGTGGATGGAACATCACAGAATGCCGGGCATTTACCGCAGGGCGATTCGCCATCGCCGACCGCAAAAAAGAAACAGGCAGGAAAAGGCGCGGGGAAAAAGGGCAAAGCTGGTGCAAAAGCCAACTAGTTATCAGTCACCCGATACTTTGGGAATGCCCTCGGCCGTAGAGACGGTCTCGGATGAACGAACGGCCGCGGATTTCCTGGTTGTCCCGGCGTCCCGGAAATTTTCGGCCGGTAGCGTCCGGGCACCGGAGAAGAATGAACCAGAATTGCATCGAACGCGATCCTGTGTTGCGTCCAGCAACGCTCATGGGTGGCTGACGCGATGCATTTCTGTGTGCTGCCTCTGTCTGTCACTTGTTTCATTACTTTGTAATTCTCTTGAAGCGCAGACGCGTG includes these proteins:
- the ilvB gene encoding biosynthetic-type acetolactate synthase large subunit; the encoded protein is MATVEKATQTINGAQILVEMLIRHQTKSIFAYPGGCSMPLHQALRERRDDIRTILPRHEQGGCFAAQGIARSTGEVGVCMATSGPGATNLVTGIADAKLDSIPMIAITGQVPQAVIGSDAFQETPIVEVCRAITKHHYMITDIRDVARIVKEAYHIASTGRPGPVLIDFPKDVQLAEIPLSEVDFDPGFKLPGYHPEVRTAAPEQIRQVIAAIRRSKRPVLYVGGGCIQSEASEELTKLALRTGIPVAMTVMGLGVFPGTHPQSLHMLGMHGTVYANYAVDQSDLLLAFGVRFDDRVTGKLEEFAKHGKIVHVDIDPSEIHKNKEAHIPIVTDVKSCLEAINAELKDSDIPDLTEWHQQISVWKDKFPLSYADAGDAILQQYAIEELWRQTSERDTYITVGVGQHQMWSAQFYKFDKPRRWMSSSGLGTMGFGLPAAMGVQTAHPESLVVDIDGDGSFQMNIQELGTLFCEKLPVKILLLNNQHLGMVVQWEDRFNDGRRAHTYLGPVHHPEALGEGDGSMPVETFPNFVQIARGYGVTASQVRSKAEFPKALAAMLDHDGPYLLDVICPYQEHVLPMIPSGRTVREIIVE
- the gatB gene encoding Asp-tRNA(Asn)/Glu-tRNA(Gln) amidotransferase subunit GatB, with amino-acid sequence MSSAEYTVIIGLEVHTQLKTDSKLFCGCSTEFGAAPNTQTCPVCLGLPGALPVMNRRAFELSVRTALALNCEIAEFTKWDRKQYYYPDLPKAYQISQFDLPFSSNGWLKIAADDPTAEPRTIRITRAHLEEDAGKNVHDESGRGGDSLVDLNRTGTPLLEIVSEPDLRSASEARRYLEELRTLLLFVGVSDCNMQEGSLRCDANINLHFHNADGSRTATPIVELKNMNSFRNVELAVEFEIRRQAKLFKETGLKLGDPGATKQTRGWDAERGTTFAQREKEESSDYRYFPDPDLVPVVLTREQIEEARTLLPETPAIRRERFQSQLGLTEYDAGVIIAQGPDVTEYFECVASLCGDGKIAANWVTQDILRDLNADELSLSEFPITAEILGSLLKWIKDDRLTTKSARDVYAELKSVSAAGNPIHASDVERIIHERKLEIIKDTGALLAAITAAIASKPEAAADVKAGKLAAVGPMIGMIMKQVAGADPKTVRAMLIETITNS
- a CDS encoding sulfatase-like hydrolase/transferase, with the translated sequence MIPQTSNIRRVLFVCLPLMITGQAKAVEQPQSPPNIVVFLSDDHTVTDSSLYGSTDLKTPNMERVAGAGMTFDRAFVASPSCAPSRAALLTGLMPSRNGAEANHARPGQDLTKLPAYLQALGYEVVSFGKVGHYGQTPEYGFDLAKHFGYHEDVCVAEALKWLDARQSRKPLCLFVGSNWPHVPWPDSDEYSPDALDIPSRHVDTRKTRDARARYYQAVHTMDRELGQVFDLARSKFGDHLLFLHTSDHGAQWPFGKWNLYEDGIRTPLIVSWPGHVAQGTRSSALVSWIDILPTLIDAAAGTVPGDIDGRSILPVLTGKTTTHRDAIFTVHSGDGNMNVFPIRSVRTERWKYIHNLHPEFRFNSHVTKKPGDTGYWPSWVEKAATDANAADIVQRYQIRPREELFDLSSDPLEQKNLATDASFSNELNEMRARLTTWMKEQGDTQTVFGMPDMLPLKDRHPNVISIFIDDMGWADLSCFGGTAVQTENIDQLAREGIRFTNFYVNSPICSPSRTALTTGNYPARHRITSYLAERQMNERRGMAQWLDVNAATLPGMLSKNGYACGHFGKWHLGGQRDVGEAPLITEYGFDASLTNFEGLGPRVLPLKDAYDGKPAVPHALGSDRLGRGPIEWEDRSIITARFVDRALQFIDDPANSGKPLFINVWPDDVHSPFFPPKERRGDATKQTLYHGVLKTMDEQLGKLLDRVRSDETLRNNTLILVASDNGPEPGAGSAGPLRGSKGELWEGGIRSPLIVWGPGLVEPNAAGSTNDHTIISSVDLVASLITLTDAPVPANYVPDGENLLAAVLGKTTAQRTDPLFWRRPPDRPSQPENYRPDLAIRDKEWKLVCNLDGSSPQLFNLNLDPGEAKDVSSTHPRITQRLRTLVVEWNATLPVDGTSQNAGHLPQGDSPSPTAKKKQAGKGAGKKGKAGAKAN